TGATATAAGCCGCGAAATAGGCCAACGCCACAAAACAGGTTCGCACATCAAGTATTCCCTGTTTTGCTTGCGCGACGTTGACCAATACGACGGCCATGCCGGCCTGGATGTGAAACCGCCGCCATCGCAGGCAATTTATTTTGCCTGGCACTGCCATTCGTGCCAAATCGGCTATCGTGGAACCATCCGAGCGGCTCGAATCGCGTTCTCTGCGGTCGAGATGAAACGCGATTGGCAAAACCGGTTTCCACTTTCCCTGGAAGGCACTACAGCGCCGTGCGCCCTATATGGCGACCAGAGTACACGACGCAAACGCTTCCATTCGAGGTTACCCCCCCTCTGCCTTGCCAGGCATCTCCCCCTCAAGGAGGGAGATCGACTCGAAACGAGCGTGTCGCTTCACATTTACAGTTCAAAATGCCGGAAATCACGGGATATCCGATAAAATGGGCGGTAAAGTCTATCTGATCTCCCTCCTTGAGGGGGAGATGTCCGGCAGGACAGAGGGGGGTAAGCGGCACATAAATTCGTTTGCGTCGTGTACTCTATATGGCGACAAAGGTTCGCTGTAGTGCTTTATATCCGCTGCATAATTTCTCCTTAAATCGATACCGATTTCAGGAATTATGCAGTAGACAAGAGAGCCACAGCGATTGGATGAAGGAGACCATCTTGCAAACAGCGTATTCCGGCACCGTCCTGGTCGATACCCGCCTGCATCTGGGTGAAGGCCCGACCTATGACGTCGCGCGTGACACCGCCTGGTGGTTCGACATTCTCGGCAAGGGGCTTATCGAGCATCGGTTTGCCACGGGCGAGACGATCCGCCACGATCTGCCGATGATGGCCAGTGCGTTGGCAACAATCGATGCGGAGCGCCAGATGCTGGCGACAGAACAGGGTATTTTCATTCGCACCATTGCCAGCGGCGAACTGACCTTGCTGACCGCGCTGGAACCGGAACTGATCGGCAATCGCTCCAATGACGGGCGGGTCCATCCTTGCGGTGCGCTATGGATCGGCACGATGGGCAAGACGGCAGCCGATGGGGCTGGTGCGATCTATCATGTGGCGGGCGACAAGGTGACCCGTCTTTATGATAGTATCAGCATTCCCAACGCTATCTGTTTTTCGCCAGATGGAAGCCTCGGTTATTATGTTGACACGCGGGTCAATACATTGATGAAGGTCAGTCTCGATCCGGCAACCGGCCTTCCGACCGGGATGCCGACAGTCCATATCGACGGACGTGGCAAGGATGGTGGCATCGACGGTGCGGTCTGCGATGCCGAGGGCGGCTTGTGGAATGCCCGTTGGGGCGTCGGCGCCGTCGATCACTACGATAGAACAGGACAGCACCTGGCGCGCTACCGGCTTCCCGCTGCCCAAACCACCTGCCCGGCCTTTATCGGTGCCAAGGCCGACCGCCTGTTGGTCACCTCCGCCACCGAAGGGCTCGACGCCGATGGCCTGGCCGCCGATCCCCATGGTGGCAAGACCTTCGTGCTCGATATCACGGTCAAGGGCCGGCACGAGCCAAGCTTCCGCCTGTAAAGCCACGACAACCGATGCTCCTCAACCATCAGCGTACCCGGGTGTCCAGCCGGGGCTATGGAGAGCGAAGGGCCGCAAACTCATTTTTATGCCTAAAGTTCCGTCAATTTGCAGAAATAAAATGCATAAAATTATCGGAACTCCTGCCTCTTTCGGGCATTTCACTACCGAGCCGAGCAGAGAGCCAGTCACTCACGCTTATGAAAACACACTTTCATGAGCGACTTGCTCTCACTCAGTCCGACACGAAACAAAGACCGAAAGGCAGGTTTAAGATGAACAAGACCCTCAATATTGTAGCCGCAACCGTTCTCATGGGTTCTACTGTTGTCGCGCCAATGGCCTTTGCGCAGAGTGCAACGACACCAGCAACGCCCGGCACCACCACAACCGCTCCAAGCACCGGCACCGCCCCTGCAATGACCACGCCTGGCGCCTCCGCTGCCATGGATACTTATCTGACCCAGCAGGGTAGCGACCAGTTGGCCGCATCCAACTATGTCGGCCAGAACGTCTATGCTGGTGACAAGAGCATCGGTGAAATCAAGGATCTGATCATGCAGCAGAATGGCGGCCTTGTCGCAGCTGTGATCGGCGTTGGTGGCTTCCTGGGCATCGGCGAAAAGAATGTCGCCGTTCCCGTTAGCAAGATCA
This region of Agrobacterium vitis genomic DNA includes:
- a CDS encoding SMP-30/gluconolactonase/LRE family protein yields the protein MKETILQTAYSGTVLVDTRLHLGEGPTYDVARDTAWWFDILGKGLIEHRFATGETIRHDLPMMASALATIDAERQMLATEQGIFIRTIASGELTLLTALEPELIGNRSNDGRVHPCGALWIGTMGKTAADGAGAIYHVAGDKVTRLYDSISIPNAICFSPDGSLGYYVDTRVNTLMKVSLDPATGLPTGMPTVHIDGRGKDGGIDGAVCDAEGGLWNARWGVGAVDHYDRTGQHLARYRLPAAQTTCPAFIGAKADRLLVTSATEGLDADGLAADPHGGKTFVLDITVKGRHEPSFRL
- a CDS encoding PRC-barrel domain-containing protein; its protein translation is MNKTLNIVAATVLMGSTVVAPMAFAQSATTPATPGTTTTAPSTGTAPAMTTPGASAAMDTYLTQQGSDQLAASNYVGQNVYAGDKSIGEIKDLIMQQNGGLVAAVIGVGGFLGIGEKNVAVPVSKITVTRDAQNADKLRLTTTETAETLKAAPEFKTLEEQKADAGTTASTPATVTK